In Phocoena phocoena chromosome 3, mPhoPho1.1, whole genome shotgun sequence, a single window of DNA contains:
- the PBX4 gene encoding pre-B-cell leukemia transcription factor 4: MAITDQSLDEAQARKHSLTCHPLSPAAYSVYCRVPSKGVGNIRGIPEEGPPDAQLQKLDNMLLAEGMCRPEKHRRGAQAVAGTATPGGCPNDNGPERSDYRAKLSQIRQIYHSELEKYEQACREFTTHVTSLLREQSRIRPVSPKEIEHMVGILHDKFNSVPIQLKESTCEAVMTLRSRFLDARHKRQNFGKQATEVLNSYFYSHVSNPYPSEETKEELPRKGGITVSQVSNWFGNERIRYKKNMGKFQEGATIYTGKMAEDTTDVRGPGSQASPTGPDPSHPSRTSWSSGPFPRTSTSDTLITLQTLASLRPAPGEGSLLGQARGG; this comes from the exons ATGGCCATCACCGACCAGAGCCTGGACGAGGCGCAGGCCAG aaaacacagcctga CATGTCACCCTCTCAGTCcagctgcg tacagtgtttattgcagggtgccaagcaagggaGTGGG GAACATTCGTGGCATTCCGGAAGAGGGTCCCCCTGACGCTCAGCTCCAAAAGCTGGATAACATGCTGCTGGCCGAGGGCATGTGCAGGCCAGAGAAGCACCGAAGAGGAGCCCAGGCGGTGGCCGGCACAGCAACACCAGGTGGCTGTCCAAATGACAATGGCCCTGAGCGCTCTGACTACAGGGCCAAGCTGTCCCAGATCCGACAGATTTACCACTCTGAGCTAGAGAAATATGAACAG gcctgccgTGAGTTCACCACGCATGTCACCAGCCTTCTCCGGGAGCAGAGCAGGATAAGGCCTGTCTCGCCCAAGGAGATCGAGCACATGGTGGGCATCCTCCACGACAAGTTCAACAGCGTCCCGATACAGCTGAAGGAGAGCACCTGCGAGGCTGTGATGACCCTGCGCTCGAGGTTCCTCGATGCCAG GCATAAGCGGCAGAACTTCGGCAAGCAAGCCACGGAAGTgctgaattcatatttttattcccaCGTGAGCAACCCTTACCCCagtgaagaaaccaaagaagagCTGCCCAGGAAGGGTGGCATCACCGTCTCCCAG GTCTCCAACTGGTTCGGCAACGAAAGAATCCGGTATAAAAAGAACATGGGGAAGTTTCAAGAAGGGGCTACCATTTACACAGGTAAGATGGCAGAGGACACCACCGATGTCAGGGGCCCGGGCAGCCAGGCCA GTCCCACTGGTCCtgacccctcccacccctccaggaccTCCTGGTCCTCTGGTCCCTTTCCGAGGACCAGCACCAGTGACACACTTATCACCCTGCAGACGCTGGCCTCCCTCCGGCCCGCCCCTGGGGAAGGCAGCCTTCTGGGCCAG
- the LPAR2 gene encoding lysophosphatidic acid receptor 2: MVTMGQCYYNETIGFFYNNSGKELSSHWRPKDVVVVALGLTVSVLVLLTNLLVIAAIASNRRFHQPIYYLLGNLAAADLFAGVAYLFLMFHTGPRTARLSLQGWFLRQGLLDTSLTASVATLLAIAVERHRSVMAVQLHSRLPRGRVIMLIVGVWVAALGLGLLPAHSWHCLCALDRCSRMAPLLSRSYLAVWALSSLLVFLLMVAVYTRIFFYVRRRVQRMAEHVSCHPHYRETTLSLVKTVVIILGAFVVCWTPGQVVLLLDGLGCKSCNVLAVEKYFLLLAEANSLVNAVVYSCRDAEMRRTFRHLLCCLCLRRSTHKSVRYTPSTQTGRSTRIMLPENGHSLMDSTL, from the exons ATGGTCACCATGGGCCAGTGCTACTACAATGAAACCATCGGCTTCTTCTACAACAACAGCGGCAAGGAGCTCAGCTCCCACTGGCGGCCCAAAGATGTGGTTGTGGTGGCACTGGGGCTGACTGTCAGCGTGCTGGTGCTGCTGACCAACCTGCTGGTCATCGCGGCCATCGCCTCCAACCGTCGCTTCCACCAGCCCATTTACTACCTGCTTGGCAACCTGGCCGCAGCTGACCTCTTTGCCGGTGTAGCCTACCTCTTCCTCATGTTCCACACAGGCCCGCGCACAGCCCGGCTCTCACTTCAGGGCTGGTTCTTGCGGCAGGGCCTGTTGGACACGAGCCTGACGGCGTCCGTGGCCACACTCCTGGCCATCGCTGTGGAGCGGCATCGCAGTGTGATGGCCGTGCAGCTGCACAGCCGCCTGCCCCGAGGCCGGGTCATCATGCTCATCGTGGGCGTGTGGGTGGCCGCgctgggcctggggctgctgcccGCCCACTCCTGGCACTGCCTCTGCGCCCTGGACCGCTGCTCGCGCATGGCCCCCCTGCTCAGCCGCTCCTACCTGGCCGTCTGGGCCCTGTCCAGCCTGCTCGTCTTCCTGCTCATGGTGGCTGTCTACACTCGCATTTTCTTCTATGTGAGGCGGCGGGTGCAGCGCATGGCAGAGCATGTCAGCTGCCACCCCCACTACCGTGAAACCACGCTCAGCCTGGTCAAGACTGTTGTCATCATCCTGG GGGCGTTTGTGGTCTGCTGGACACCGGGCCAGGTGGTGCTGCTTCTGGATGGTCTGGGCTGCAAGTCCTGCAACGTCCTGGCTGTGGAGAAATATTTCCTACTTTTAGCCGAGGCCAACTCGCTGGTCAACGCCGTGGTGTACTCATGCCGAGATGCTGAGATGCGCCGCACCTTCCGCCACCTCCTCTGCTGTCTGTGCCTTCGCCGGTCCACCCACAAGTCTGTTCGCTACACACCCTCTACCCAGACAGGCCGTAGCACTCGCATCATGCTTCCTGAGAATGGCCATTCCCTGATGGACTCCACCCTTTAG